The Staphylococcus carnosus genome has a segment encoding these proteins:
- the rlmD gene encoding 23S rRNA (uracil(1939)-C(5))-methyltransferase RlmD has translation MEAIKKNEVRKGHVVDLTHEGHGVVKIDRYPVFIPQALTGEEIEYKLIKVNKNFAIGKLLQIFEESPERVEPPCIYYYKCGGCQLQHLAYDAQLEMKRNQVINLFHRKGKYTDTIINETIGMMNPWSYRNKSQIPVGKNKDGKTVMGFYRQRSHDIIDMDECIIQDSIQNQLMVMIKELLNKYKVSIYNEKSKEGLLRHVIIRVGYTSREVMVVFVTNGKKFKQASVIIEKLVEAVPNIKSVIQNINESHSNVIMGRHSKTLFGKDEIEDDLDSVEFKISDQSFYQINSEQTVKLYNKALEYAQLNGDETVLDTYCGIGTIGLYMAEKAKHVYGVEVVPAAIEDAKQNAELNSFNNTTFVCGKAEEVIMQWKADGIQPDVVMVDPPRKGCDEQFLKTLLELNPKRIVYISCNPSTQQRDAGILTEQYQLKEITPVDMFPQTTHIETVALFEHK, from the coding sequence GTGGAAGCAATAAAAAAGAATGAAGTGAGAAAAGGACATGTCGTTGATCTGACACATGAAGGTCATGGTGTGGTTAAAATTGACAGATATCCTGTGTTTATACCTCAAGCGCTCACCGGTGAAGAGATTGAATATAAACTAATTAAAGTGAATAAGAATTTTGCGATTGGAAAATTATTGCAGATATTTGAAGAAAGTCCAGAACGTGTAGAACCTCCTTGTATTTATTATTATAAATGCGGAGGTTGCCAGTTGCAGCATCTTGCATATGATGCCCAACTTGAAATGAAACGTAATCAAGTGATAAACCTATTCCATAGAAAAGGGAAATATACAGATACGATTATCAATGAAACAATCGGCATGATGAATCCGTGGTCATATCGTAATAAGTCTCAAATTCCAGTCGGTAAAAATAAAGATGGTAAAACAGTTATGGGATTTTATAGACAACGTAGTCATGACATTATTGATATGGATGAATGTATTATTCAAGACAGCATACAAAATCAGCTTATGGTCATGATTAAAGAATTGCTCAATAAATATAAAGTTTCGATTTATAATGAAAAATCTAAAGAAGGTTTGTTGCGCCACGTCATTATTAGAGTAGGGTATACTTCACGAGAAGTTATGGTTGTTTTCGTAACAAATGGCAAAAAATTCAAACAAGCGTCTGTAATTATTGAAAAGTTAGTAGAAGCGGTGCCTAATATTAAAAGTGTGATTCAAAATATCAATGAATCACATTCAAATGTCATTATGGGACGCCATTCAAAAACGCTATTTGGCAAAGATGAAATTGAAGACGATTTAGATTCTGTAGAATTTAAAATCAGCGATCAATCATTCTATCAAATCAATTCTGAGCAAACTGTTAAATTATATAATAAAGCATTGGAATATGCTCAGCTAAATGGAGATGAAACAGTTTTAGATACGTATTGCGGTATCGGTACGATTGGATTATATATGGCAGAAAAAGCAAAACATGTATATGGAGTAGAAGTGGTGCCAGCTGCTATAGAAGATGCAAAACAAAACGCTGAATTAAATAGTTTCAATAACACGACTTTTGTTTGTGGAAAAGCAGAAGAAGTCATTATGCAATGGAAAGCAGATGGAATTCAACCGGATGTAGTAATGGTCGATCCGCCACGCAAAGGTTGCGATGAACAATTCTTAAAAACATTATTAGAATTGAATCCTAAACGAATTGTCTATATCTCATGCAATCCTTCTACACAACAACGAGATGCAGGTATCTTGACTGAACAATATCAATTAAAGGAAATAACACCAGTTGATATGTTTCCTCAAACAACACATATTGAGACCGTTGCTTTATTTGAACATAAATAA
- a CDS encoding general stress protein — protein sequence MADKDNKMSHSEAGKLGGEKTSKEFDKDHYQEIGREGGEKTASEKGKEFYEEIGKEGGEKTASEHDREYYEEIGKKGGDATAKEKGKEFYEDIGRKGGEGNSKYEK from the coding sequence ATGGCTGACAAAGATAACAAAATGAGTCATTCAGAAGCGGGTAAATTAGGCGGAGAGAAAACTTCAAAAGAGTTCGATAAAGATCATTATCAAGAAATCGGACGCGAAGGCGGAGAAAAAACTGCAAGTGAAAAAGGCAAAGAATTTTACGAAGAAATAGGCAAAGAAGGCGGAGAAAAAACGGCAAGCGAACATGACAGAGAGTATTACGAAGAAATCGGTAAAAAAGGCGGAGACGCTACAGCAAAAGAAAAAGGCAAAGAATTTTATGAAGACATTGGACGTAAAGGCGGAGAAGGCAACTCTAAATACGAAAAATAA
- the dinB gene encoding DNA polymerase IV — MGERRIIHIDMDYFFAQVEMRDKPELKGKPVIVGGKASGRGVVSTASYEARKFGVHSAMPMAQAHKLCPDGYYVQPRFEVYKETSQIIMDIFKSYTEIVEPMSLDEAYLDITHLVRPDLSASAIAQFIRRDIWEKTGLTSSAGISYNKFLAKLASGMNKPNGITVIHYNNVNEILMNLDIGDFPGVGKATKEVMHTNGIYNGQDLYNKDERELIRIFGKRGHGLYQKARGIDHKPVKNFRIRKSVGTERTFATDINDDEEILLKVRELSEKTAERLSRIQKSGKTVTVKIKTYQFETLSRQRSLRDPIRSDIDIYNTAYSLYNELKDPDVPIRLIGVTVGNLEATEYENMSIYDFL; from the coding sequence ATGGGTGAACGACGCATCATTCACATCGATATGGATTATTTTTTTGCGCAAGTAGAAATGAGAGATAAACCTGAATTAAAAGGAAAACCAGTGATTGTCGGCGGAAAAGCGAGCGGGCGAGGCGTTGTATCTACAGCTTCTTATGAGGCACGTAAATTCGGTGTTCATTCAGCAATGCCAATGGCACAAGCACATAAATTATGTCCAGACGGCTATTATGTCCAACCTCGTTTTGAAGTATATAAAGAAACTTCTCAAATCATTATGGATATCTTTAAAAGTTATACAGAAATAGTAGAACCTATGTCACTAGATGAAGCATACTTAGATATAACACATTTAGTACGACCGGATTTATCCGCATCTGCAATTGCACAATTTATTCGCAGAGACATATGGGAAAAAACAGGGCTGACTTCATCAGCGGGGATTTCATATAATAAATTTTTAGCAAAATTAGCAAGCGGAATGAATAAACCTAACGGAATCACTGTTATCCATTATAATAACGTTAATGAAATATTGATGAATTTGGATATCGGTGATTTTCCAGGTGTAGGTAAAGCGACTAAAGAAGTAATGCATACTAATGGCATTTATAATGGTCAAGACTTATATAATAAAGATGAGAGAGAATTGATTCGTATTTTCGGCAAACGTGGTCATGGATTATACCAAAAAGCACGCGGAATTGATCATAAGCCAGTTAAAAATTTCCGTATTCGTAAATCAGTTGGTACTGAACGTACATTTGCGACAGATATTAACGATGATGAAGAAATTCTGTTGAAAGTAAGAGAGTTAAGTGAGAAAACTGCAGAAAGATTGAGTCGGATTCAAAAGTCAGGAAAAACTGTAACTGTTAAAATTAAAACCTATCAATTCGAAACACTTTCGAGACAACGCAGCTTGAGAGACCCCATCAGAAGTGATATTGACATTTATAATACGGCCTATTCACTTTATAATGAATTGAAAGACCCAGACGTACCGATACGACTTATTGGCGTGACAGTTGGTAATTTAGAAGCAACAGAATATGAAAATATGTCAATTTACGACTTTCTATAA
- a CDS encoding 3'-5' exonuclease gives MNDKNAFVALDFETANGKRTSICSVGMVKVVDNEIVETFYTLVNPNDYFSQQNINVHGIQPEDVATAPVFNFVLPYMLQFIENLPVVAHNAAFDMTVLHASIQALGLDTPEMTYFCSLQLARRTVNANRYGLNHMMEYYHLDFHGHHDALNDAKACAMITFRLLKNYDSLNDMLAVYGKNLIDKG, from the coding sequence ATGAATGACAAAAATGCATTTGTCGCTTTAGACTTTGAAACTGCAAATGGTAAACGTACAAGCATATGTTCTGTAGGTATGGTAAAAGTGGTCGATAATGAAATCGTTGAAACGTTTTATACCCTTGTAAATCCTAATGATTATTTTTCACAACAAAATATCAATGTACATGGTATTCAACCTGAAGATGTAGCAACTGCTCCAGTTTTTAATTTTGTGCTGCCGTATATGCTTCAATTTATTGAAAACTTGCCTGTTGTTGCACATAATGCCGCTTTTGATATGACCGTGTTACATGCTAGTATTCAAGCACTTGGTTTAGACACACCAGAAATGACTTACTTTTGTTCCTTACAATTAGCAAGACGTACAGTCAATGCTAATCGTTATGGTTTGAATCATATGATGGAATATTATCATTTAGATTTCCATGGCCATCATGATGCATTAAATGATGCTAAAGCATGTGCAATGATAACTTTTCGATTACTAAAGAATTACGATAGTCTAAATGATATGCTTGCTGTTTATGGTAAAAATTTAATAGATAAAGGTTAA
- a CDS encoding Mur ligase family protein — protein sequence MRQWTAINLAKLARKASRAVGKRGTDLPGQVARRIDKDILRNLAEKVDDVVFISGTNGKTTTSNLIGHTLKANNIDIIHNNEGANMAAGITSAFIVQSNPNTKIAVIEIDEGSIPRVLKEMTPTMMVFTNFFRDQMDRFGEIDIMVNNIAEAISHKGIKLILNADDPFVSRLKIASESNVYYGMKAHAHEFEQSTMNESKYCPNCGRLLAYDYIHYNQIGHYHCVCGFKREKPKYEVSKFTISPFIHLTIGDTTFDMKIAGDFNAYNAIAAYSVLRELGLNDASIKNGFETYTSDNGRMQYFKSGSKEAMINLAKNPAGMNASLSMGEQLEGKKVYAISLNDNPADGRDISWIYDADFEKLSNQDIETIIVTGSRAEELQLRLKLAEVNVQVIVEKDIYKATARTMDYSGKTVAIPNYTSLEPMLEQLNRSFEMRENQ from the coding sequence ATGAGACAATGGACGGCGATTAACTTGGCGAAACTTGCGCGCAAAGCAAGCCGAGCTGTCGGCAAACGCGGTACAGATTTGCCAGGTCAAGTTGCAAGAAGAATTGATAAAGATATTTTAAGAAACTTAGCTGAAAAAGTAGATGATGTTGTATTTATCAGTGGTACAAATGGTAAAACAACTACATCGAATTTAATTGGCCACACTTTAAAAGCCAATAACATAGATATTATTCATAATAACGAAGGCGCAAATATGGCTGCAGGTATCACATCTGCATTTATTGTACAATCCAATCCAAATACTAAAATAGCGGTTATTGAAATTGATGAAGGATCAATCCCACGTGTATTAAAAGAAATGACACCTACAATGATGGTGTTCACAAACTTTTTCCGTGATCAAATGGATCGCTTCGGTGAAATTGATATTATGGTGAATAATATTGCTGAAGCAATTAGTCATAAAGGTATCAAGTTGATATTAAATGCTGATGATCCTTTCGTAAGCAGATTGAAAATTGCGAGTGAATCAAATGTATACTACGGCATGAAAGCTCATGCTCACGAATTTGAACAAAGTACAATGAACGAAAGTAAATACTGTCCAAATTGCGGACGACTGCTTGCTTATGATTACATACATTATAATCAAATCGGTCATTATCACTGTGTGTGCGGCTTCAAACGTGAAAAACCAAAATATGAAGTTTCGAAATTTACAATTTCACCGTTTATTCATTTAACAATCGGAGATACAACATTTGATATGAAAATAGCTGGTGATTTCAATGCATATAATGCAATTGCTGCATACAGTGTCTTAAGAGAACTCGGCTTAAATGATGCATCGATTAAAAATGGTTTTGAAACGTATACTTCAGACAATGGACGTATGCAGTACTTTAAATCCGGCAGCAAAGAAGCGATGATTAATTTAGCGAAAAATCCGGCTGGGATGAATGCAAGTTTATCAATGGGTGAACAATTAGAAGGTAAGAAAGTTTATGCCATCAGTTTAAACGATAATCCTGCAGATGGTCGTGATATTTCTTGGATTTACGATGCCGATTTTGAAAAATTAAGCAACCAAGATATTGAAACAATTATTGTCACAGGTTCTCGTGCAGAAGAATTGCAGTTGCGATTAAAACTAGCTGAAGTCAATGTACAAGTTATTGTCGAAAAAGATATTTATAAAGCAACAGCACGTACTATGGATTATTCAGGCAAAACGGTCGCAATTCCAAACTATACATCGCTTGAACCGATGCTTGAACAATTGAACCGTTCATTTGAAATGAGGGAAAATCAATGA
- a CDS encoding type 1 glutamine amidotransferase produces MNELTVYHFMPDKLNLYSDIGNIIALKQRAKWRNIKLNVVEVNETEGVTLDNCDIFFIGGGSDREQALATEELSKIKGQLKTAIEDGMPGLTICGGYQFLGTKYITPDGTELEGLGILDFYTKSQKERLTGDIVIESDTFGTIVGFENHGGRTYHDFGTFGKVKYGFGNNEEDQREGIHYKNLLGTYLHGPVLPKNHEITDYLLKKACERKGIPFEPEALDNTEEEAAKQAIVERLEKQHK; encoded by the coding sequence ATGAATGAATTAACTGTCTATCATTTTATGCCAGATAAATTGAATTTATATAGTGATATCGGTAATATCATTGCTTTAAAACAACGCGCTAAATGGCGTAATATTAAATTGAATGTGGTTGAAGTCAATGAAACTGAAGGAGTAACGTTAGATAATTGCGATATTTTCTTCATCGGAGGCGGTAGTGACCGTGAACAAGCGTTAGCTACTGAAGAACTTAGTAAAATTAAAGGTCAACTGAAAACAGCAATTGAAGATGGCATGCCAGGCCTAACAATTTGCGGAGGTTATCAATTCTTAGGTACAAAGTATATCACCCCAGATGGCACAGAACTTGAAGGGCTTGGTATTTTAGACTTTTATACTAAATCTCAAAAAGAACGTTTAACAGGGGACATTGTGATTGAAAGTGATACCTTTGGTACTATCGTAGGATTTGAAAACCACGGCGGCCGAACTTATCATGATTTCGGTACATTCGGCAAAGTGAAATATGGTTTTGGAAATAATGAAGAAGACCAACGTGAAGGTATTCATTATAAAAATCTATTAGGTACTTATCTTCATGGTCCTGTATTACCGAAAAACCATGAAATTACAGATTACTTACTGAAAAAAGCATGTGAAAGAAAAGGTATTCCTTTTGAACCTGAAGCTTTAGATAACACTGAAGAAGAAGCAGCTAAACAAGCAATTGTTGAGCGTTTAGAAAAACAACATAAATAA
- a CDS encoding FUSC family protein, whose product MTNDKWYTKIIGARTIKTGLATFLTAFFCMSLHLNPIYATLSAIVTIEPTAKASLKKGYKRLPATVIGALLAVLFTYIFSDKSALAYAFSATCTIFICAKLKLHDGITVATLTAMAMIPGIGDAYFFNFFSRLLTAVIGLVTAGLVNLVILPPKYYNQVEESALQTEKDMYQLYSERLHELVIGKFHSTQSNKKLEKLLTKSMHVETLIRYQKDELSYHKHEEDWVLLKALTNRAHIDRLFITHLSNIIYLPKDTFVVFNSEERAAILKIAKSISEIIATGYFEREEAEARLLKTSVTHLDEFDKEQLKSHLIYEILLTYRILDNRYA is encoded by the coding sequence ATGACAAACGACAAATGGTATACCAAAATCATCGGAGCAAGAACAATCAAAACAGGATTAGCGACTTTTTTAACAGCATTTTTTTGTATGTCACTCCATTTAAATCCAATTTATGCAACACTTTCCGCAATTGTAACAATAGAACCGACAGCTAAAGCATCTTTAAAAAAAGGCTACAAAAGACTTCCGGCAACAGTCATCGGTGCGTTATTAGCAGTACTCTTTACATATATCTTCAGTGACAAATCAGCTCTCGCTTATGCATTCAGCGCAACCTGCACTATCTTTATTTGTGCAAAATTAAAATTGCATGACGGTATTACAGTAGCGACTTTAACGGCAATGGCAATGATTCCAGGGATTGGCGATGCTTATTTCTTCAATTTCTTCTCTCGACTACTTACAGCTGTTATCGGACTTGTTACAGCAGGTTTGGTCAACTTAGTTATTTTGCCGCCAAAATACTATAATCAAGTAGAAGAATCTGCCTTACAAACTGAAAAAGACATGTACCAATTATATAGTGAAAGATTGCATGAACTCGTAATCGGAAAGTTTCACTCTACTCAAAGTAATAAAAAACTCGAAAAATTGCTGACTAAAAGTATGCATGTTGAAACTCTGATTCGTTATCAAAAAGATGAATTATCTTACCATAAACATGAAGAAGATTGGGTTTTATTAAAAGCGTTAACAAATCGTGCGCACATCGACCGTTTATTTATTACGCATTTATCTAATATTATCTATTTACCTAAAGACACCTTTGTCGTTTTCAATTCAGAAGAACGCGCAGCGATATTAAAAATTGCCAAAAGCATTTCTGAAATTATCGCAACAGGTTATTTTGAACGTGAGGAAGCAGAAGCAAGATTATTAAAAACATCTGTCACACATTTGGATGAATTTGATAAAGAACAATTAAAAAGCCATTTAATTTATGAGATTTTGTTAACTTATCGTATCTTAGACAATCGTTATGCATAA
- the map gene encoding type I methionyl aminopeptidase, translated as MIVKTEEELQGLKEIGYICALVRDKMQAATKPGVTTKELDDIAKELFEEHGALSAPIHDENFPGQTCISVNEEVAHGIPGKRKIREGDLVNIDVSALKNGLYADTGISFVVGEPSDPMKEKVCEVAEEAFDNAMKKVKPGSKLSQIGKAVHATARKNDLKVIRNLTGHGVGSSLHEAPSYVLNYFDPKDKTLLKEGLVLAVEPFISSNATFVTEGKNEWAFETSDKSYVAQIEHTVIVTKDGPLLTTKIDYDKES; from the coding sequence ATGATTGTAAAAACAGAAGAAGAATTGCAAGGATTGAAAGAAATCGGATATATCTGTGCTTTAGTCAGAGATAAAATGCAAGCAGCGACTAAACCAGGTGTAACGACTAAAGAACTAGATGACATCGCAAAAGAATTGTTTGAAGAACACGGAGCGTTGTCTGCGCCAATTCATGATGAAAATTTCCCTGGCCAAACATGTATCAGTGTGAATGAAGAAGTCGCACATGGTATCCCAGGTAAACGAAAAATCCGCGAAGGCGATTTAGTGAATATTGATGTTTCAGCATTGAAAAATGGTTTATATGCAGATACAGGTATTTCATTTGTAGTAGGTGAACCATCAGATCCAATGAAAGAAAAAGTTTGCGAAGTAGCTGAAGAAGCTTTTGATAATGCGATGAAAAAAGTAAAACCAGGCAGTAAATTAAGCCAAATCGGTAAAGCCGTTCATGCGACTGCACGCAAAAATGACTTGAAAGTGATTCGTAATTTAACAGGTCATGGTGTCGGCAGTTCATTACATGAAGCACCAAGTTATGTATTGAATTACTTTGATCCTAAAGATAAAACTTTATTAAAAGAAGGACTTGTATTAGCTGTTGAACCATTTATTTCATCAAATGCTACATTTGTAACTGAAGGTAAAAATGAATGGGCATTTGAAACAAGCGATAAAAGTTATGTAGCACAAATTGAACATACTGTTATCGTTACAAAAGATGGTCCATTACTTACAACTAAAATCGACTATGATAAAGAATCATAA
- the liaF gene encoding cell wall-active antibiotics response protein LiaF, which translates to MTNKYISTEMLIVFTALMIIANFYYIFFEKIGFLLVLLLGIILIYVGYLYFHKVRGLLAFWIGVLLVAFTLFSNKYTIIILFLFLLLLIIRYIIFKFKPLKIIASDKEVTSPEFIKQKWFGNQKTPVYVYKWEDMQIQHGIGDIHIDLTKAANIKENNTIVVRHFIGKILIIVPTNYNVNLHFAAFYGNASINQETIKVENNHIQMKEETKAENYNINIYASTFIGDVEVVYR; encoded by the coding sequence ATGACAAATAAATATATCTCAACTGAGATGTTGATTGTTTTCACTGCATTAATGATTATAGCCAATTTTTATTATATCTTTTTTGAAAAAATTGGCTTTTTACTCGTCTTATTATTAGGAATTATATTAATATATGTCGGCTACCTTTATTTCCATAAAGTTAGAGGATTATTAGCCTTTTGGATAGGTGTTTTACTTGTTGCATTCACCTTATTCTCAAATAAATACACGATAATTATATTATTCTTGTTTTTGCTGCTGCTGATTATTCGTTATATCATTTTTAAGTTTAAACCGCTTAAAATTATCGCATCTGATAAAGAGGTTACCTCTCCAGAGTTTATAAAACAAAAATGGTTCGGCAATCAAAAAACACCCGTATATGTTTATAAATGGGAAGACATGCAAATTCAGCATGGTATCGGTGATATTCATATTGATTTGACGAAAGCAGCCAATATTAAAGAAAACAATACAATTGTTGTGCGTCATTTCATTGGTAAAATTCTTATTATTGTACCTACAAATTACAATGTAAACTTGCATTTCGCTGCTTTTTACGGCAATGCATCGATTAATCAAGAAACAATCAAAGTTGAAAATAATCATATCCAAATGAAAGAAGAAACGAAAGCAGAAAATTACAATATCAATATTTATGCTTCTACATTTATCGGAGATGTAGAGGTGGTTTATCGATGA
- a CDS encoding sensor histidine kinase produces the protein MNHYIRAIGSMLILIYSILAIFFFIDKVFVNIIFFQGMFYTQIFGIPVFLFLNIIVILMSIIVGSVLAYKVNQQNHWIKDQIEHSIEGEVVGINDQHIELYQETLDIYHMLVPLNQELHRLRIKTQDLTNETYNLNDTKVKKIIEDERQRLARELHDSVSQQLFAASMMLSAIKETKLEPPLDQQIPTLEKMIQDSQLEMRALLLHLRPLGLKDRSLGEGIKDLVVDLQKKVPMKVVYDIEDFEVPKGIEDHLFRITQEGISNTLRHAEGSKLTIDLYNKDDYLLLRIQDDGKGFDVDEKMEKSYGLKNMRERALEIGATLHIVSLPGAGTRIEVKAPLNKEEFDDD, from the coding sequence ATGAACCATTATATAAGAGCTATAGGTTCAATGTTAATACTGATTTACAGTATTTTAGCCATATTCTTTTTCATTGATAAAGTCTTTGTAAATATTATCTTTTTTCAAGGAATGTTCTATACACAAATTTTTGGGATTCCGGTATTTTTGTTTTTAAATATCATTGTGATACTTATGTCTATTATCGTAGGTTCTGTTTTAGCATATAAGGTCAACCAGCAAAACCACTGGATTAAAGATCAAATTGAACATTCAATTGAAGGTGAAGTAGTTGGAATAAATGATCAACATATCGAACTTTATCAAGAAACACTCGATATTTACCATATGCTAGTACCTTTAAACCAAGAATTACATCGCTTACGTATCAAGACACAAGATTTAACGAATGAAACTTATAATTTGAATGATACAAAAGTGAAGAAAATTATAGAAGATGAACGTCAGCGTTTGGCCAGAGAATTGCATGACTCAGTCAGTCAGCAATTATTTGCTGCGAGTATGATGTTATCTGCTATTAAAGAAACGAAGTTAGAACCGCCTTTAGATCAGCAAATTCCAACACTTGAAAAAATGATTCAAGATTCACAACTTGAAATGCGTGCTTTATTACTCCATTTGCGTCCGTTAGGCTTGAAGGATCGCTCATTAGGAGAAGGTATTAAAGACTTGGTTGTGGACTTGCAGAAAAAAGTGCCGATGAAAGTAGTATATGACATCGAAGATTTTGAAGTACCAAAAGGGATTGAAGATCATTTATTTCGTATTACCCAAGAAGGTATTTCAAATACGCTAAGACATGCTGAAGGTTCAAAATTAACAATAGATTTATATAATAAAGACGATTACTTACTTTTACGTATTCAAGATGATGGTAAAGGTTTTGATGTAGATGAAAAAATGGAAAAAAGTTATGGATTAAAAAATATGCGAGAACGCGCATTAGAAATCGGAGCAACACTGCATATTGTATCATTGCCTGGTGCAGGGACAAGAATTGAAGTGAAAGCGCCGTTGAACAAGGAGGAATTCGATGACGATTAA
- a CDS encoding response regulator transcription factor has product MTIKVLFVDDHEMVRIGISSYLSTQPDIEVVGEGKSGKEAIEKAHELHPDLILMDLLMEDMDGVEATQQIKKDLPNIKVLMLTSYIEDNEVYRALDAGVDSYILKTTSASDIAEAIRKTQHNESVFEAEVLVKMRNRMNQRAELYEMLTDREMEILLLIANGYSNQEIASASHITIKTVKTHVSNILSKLEVQDRTQAVIYAFQHDLIQ; this is encoded by the coding sequence ATGACGATTAAAGTGCTATTTGTTGATGACCATGAAATGGTGCGTATCGGCATTTCAAGTTATTTATCAACACAACCAGATATTGAAGTAGTAGGGGAAGGTAAATCTGGTAAAGAAGCTATTGAAAAAGCACATGAACTACATCCTGATTTAATTTTGATGGATTTATTGATGGAGGATATGGATGGTGTTGAAGCAACACAGCAAATCAAAAAAGATTTACCGAATATTAAAGTGTTGATGTTAACAAGTTACATTGAAGATAACGAAGTATATCGTGCATTAGATGCAGGGGTAGACAGTTATATCCTTAAAACAACCAGTGCAAGCGACATTGCAGAGGCAATCAGAAAAACACAACATAATGAATCTGTATTTGAAGCGGAAGTACTCGTTAAAATGCGTAATCGCATGAATCAACGTGCGGAATTATATGAAATGCTAACAGATAGAGAAATGGAAATTCTTTTATTAATTGCAAATGGATATTCTAACCAAGAAATTGCAAGTGCATCACACATAACTATTAAAACAGTAAAAACGCATGTAAGTAATATATTAAGTAAATTAGAAGTACAAGATAGAACACAAGCTGTGATATATGCATTCCAACATGATTTGATTCAATAA
- a CDS encoding beta-class carbonic anhydrase yields MTLLESILAYNKDFVGNKEFENYTTSKKPDKKAVLFTCMDTRLQDLGTKALGFNNGDLKVVKNAGAIITHPYGSTIKSLLVGIYALGAEEIIIMAHKDCGMGCLDVSTVKDAMKERGVTEETFKIIEHSGVDVDSFLQGFKDAEENVRRNIDMVYNHPLFDKSVPIHGLVIDPHTGELDLIQDGYELAAQNK; encoded by the coding sequence ATGACGTTATTAGAAAGCATTTTAGCTTATAATAAAGATTTTGTCGGCAACAAAGAATTTGAAAACTATACAACAAGTAAAAAACCAGATAAAAAAGCAGTGTTATTTACATGTATGGATACACGTTTGCAAGATTTAGGTACAAAAGCACTCGGTTTTAATAATGGTGACTTGAAAGTTGTTAAAAATGCAGGTGCAATTATCACGCACCCATATGGTTCAACTATAAAAAGCTTACTAGTAGGTATTTATGCATTAGGTGCTGAAGAAATTATTATTATGGCACATAAAGATTGCGGAATGGGTTGTCTTGATGTCAGCACTGTTAAAGACGCAATGAAAGAACGTGGCGTAACAGAAGAAACATTTAAAATCATCGAACATTCTGGTGTAGATGTAGACAGCTTTTTACAAGGTTTCAAAGATGCTGAAGAAAATGTCCGCAGAAATATCGATATGGTATATAATCATCCCTTATTTGATAAATCCGTACCTATTCACGGCTTAGTCATCGATCCTCATACGGGGGAATTAGATTTAATTCAAGACGGCTATGAATTAGCTGCTCAAAATAAATAA